The genome window GATTGGCCTGGCGCTCCTAGTAAATGGCGTGCTGGCTTGGCGTGCGCAACATCGCTGGAATCAGATGATTACCGACTTGCGCGCTGCCGGCGAGCCAACGTCGATTTCCGATTTGTCGCCCAAGCCGATTCCACCGGCTGACAATGCGGCGACTTACATCCAGCAAACAGCAGACGAACTAGCGGCATACTGGAAAGATTACGACAAGTTTGAACGTACACCGGCTGGCCAAGAATACGATCAAGCGCGGTATAACAGGGGTTTCCCTAACGCGGAACAGGTAACGGCGATGAATAAGATTCTGGACAAGCATGCCGCCATTCTGCCGGTTCTTGCCAAAGCAGCGCGGTGTCGGGAATATGCATCGCTATTGAATTTTCAACTCCCGGCGACGAAGTTTCTCGAATCTCTGATGTCAAACCAAAATGTCGGCACAATTCGCGGCGCTTTTAATTTTCTGTACTGGCATGCGGCAGCCAAGATTGCCGCCGGTAAGGTGGATGAAGCGACTGAATTGGGAATTCAAATGTTGCATCTGGCGACACTCTGCAGTCATGAACCGACGATCATGCAATACCTGCTCTCGATGGCCATGCGAGATTATGCCTATGAAGTAATCAACGCAGCCTTGCGGGCTGGCCCGATTTCGCCGGAAGTACGGCGCAATCTGGACGCAGCCTTGGCAGAGCAAGAAAGCCGGACGCCTTTACAGCACGCTCTGCGCAGCGACCGGGCATTTGCCATTTCGGAGTTGGAGTTGGAGGAGCAATCCGGGAAGATTCCGGCCTTTCTGCATTGGCCGATCACGAACTGGCAGTTAAACGTAATGAGTATTTTTGATGTTGCATTGTCTGCAGCCGCGCTGCCACCCGCAGAGTTTCATTGGAGCTGGAATCCGCAAAGGAGACGTGCAATGCCTACCCCACAAATTGCTGCGCTAGAAGGAAATAACCCTTTGGTAACAAGCGAGTTGGCCGTGTTTGAATCTGACACTCGAAATCTGCTGATCAGCCGCTGCTTGCGCGTACTCAATGCAATGGAAGCAATCCAGCAACAAGACGGGAAAGAGGTCGACGACATCGAACTGCTTTCCTTGCCACGCGAAGCGACTACCGACCCTATATCGCAAAAGCCCCTGCGGCTGAAGAAAACCGATCAAGGCTTGGTCATTTACTCGGTATGGTGGAACGGCGTGGACGACAATGGTCGATTCAATTACCGAACCGGCGACTGGGGAATAGGTCCGCCGGGCTACCCGATTGAACACGAATAACAATTGGCAAAATCGTTATGCCATACGCACAATATAAACAGCGTCATCTGACTGCCAAAATCAATAATCTGTACTGCCGTAGAAGGCCACCGTTTCAAGTCCAGTATTTCGGCGCACCAAATCTGCCAGTGCATCAACTTCTGCATCGGCGAGTGGTGTTACAAAGCTCTCCGCGGGGCGACGAGCCACCGTGTAGATTTGCACCAGCTTGATTTTTCCGCCGCCGGCGGTGATTTCGTTCAACCTATCGCAAAACGCTTCCTGCTCGGCCGGTGGCGGTGGTTGTCCACTCACGTTCATGAACAGGGCTTGAATCACCAGCGGGCGCACTTGGGCCGCTGCGGCAATGTTATCTAGAATTTGCTGAAACGGAATCGTCGTGCGATCGACAAGTTTGAAATACTCTTCTGTGCCGGCTTCCAGCTTGGCCCAAATTTCGCCGTTGTTCTCGTCCAAAATCGCCAGCCCCCGCTGAACATGCTCGCGGTGGAACATGCTGGCGTTGGTGATCAGCACCATTTTCACGTCGGCAAGCCGATGTTGCCGCTTCATCTCGGCACACTCAGCCATCAATTCGTCGAAGTTGCGATAGGTGGTCGGCTCGCCATCGCCGGAAAAAGCAATGTCGTTCAGACGACGTAGCGCCGGTGGAGTGTGGCGAAATTTTTCCGTTTGATAAATGTCACCCGATAGGATTAAACGCAGACCCATGTCGAGTTCGTCGAGCAATTGCCTGGTTTCCACAAACGTGTTCTCGGCCGCCGTAGTCCGGTCGACCTGGCAGTAAATGCAATCGAAATTGCATACCTTGTCGGGATTCAAATTCACGCCCAGCGACAGCCCGTGAGCCCGACGGCTCAGCACGGGATACACGAAGCGGAAATTTTCGAATGTCCGCTCGTGACGGGTAAACAGCGGAGTGCTTTCCGCACGGGGTTGAGACGTATTATCGGCGGCACTGGACATGACTTGATCAATCGAGGGAATGGTCGGCCGTCGGCAATGCAGTTGAGGCCCACGGAATCATACGCTGGAAACGGGGCAGATTAAATCCGTCGCAAGACTGTATACTCGTCCATCGTAATGGTCGTGAGCTCACCATCGTCGCGCTTAAGAATAATTACGTCGCTGTACACTTTGTCATCCGAATGCCGACAAAAGTGCAAGCCGTGCTGGCGGCGTTCGCAACGAACCACAGTGCCT of Pirellulales bacterium contains these proteins:
- a CDS encoding radical SAM protein, producing MSSAADNTSQPRAESTPLFTRHERTFENFRFVYPVLSRRAHGLSLGVNLNPDKVCNFDCIYCQVDRTTAAENTFVETRQLLDELDMGLRLILSGDIYQTEKFRHTPPALRRLNDIAFSGDGEPTTYRNFDELMAECAEMKRQHRLADVKMVLITNASMFHREHVQRGLAILDENNGEIWAKLEAGTEEYFKLVDRTTIPFQQILDNIAAAAQVRPLVIQALFMNVSGQPPPPAEQEAFCDRLNEITAGGGKIKLVQIYTVARRPAESFVTPLADAEVDALADLVRRNTGLETVAFYGSTDY